A window of the Polaribacter batillariae genome harbors these coding sequences:
- a CDS encoding tetratricopeptide repeat protein, which translates to MTHIKKILFIAIAFGAIYACSTKKDTILSRNFHALTTKYNILFNGEEAFKQGIKGINEGYKDDWFQQLPIEPIEFDDRKIVAPTFKNSGMGAGFGDSNEEETTKSAGTPFEKAEEKAVKAIQKHGMNIDGLERNRQIDDAYLLLGKSRYYSQRFIPAIEAFNYVIANYPDANLIAETKIWRAKSNIRLDNEEFAIESMKLLMVVKDTLEPDFPDEIKEQAYTTLAMAYVKADSIQKVKKYLQLATRTQENREQAARNLFILGQIYAQENKKDSATMVFNRLTEFKKSPYKYKIHANIELARNANNDSVSNSLLNRMQELIKNRDNRPYLDKLYYQVATLYEKNDSLKLAKAYYNKSLRALNGGDKQKTFTYENLGNLYFKNSEYQLASAYYDSVLNVAKDSLDLRIRRVKRKHKNLASLIKFEDIVQKNDSIIRIASLSKTEQETYFQNYIDSLKVKDEEAAQLKLNQLAFGGSFGGNSLQSAKKGKWYFYNPQTLAFGKTEFQRVWGNRKLEDNWRYSEKTSNAIATTDSLTTVQKDTRYDLASYLKKIPTNKQVIDSLKTDRNQALYELGIIYKEQFKNRNLAIQRLERVASLQPREELVLPINWHLYQIYTNAGETNQALKHKNTILTNYPNTVFAQLIKNPEKKFEENAKVNEVEKSYKKLYYLYKKGEYKNVLIGVNDMLPTIANSKLKPKFELLKAYAIGKYLPKAIYKEALEFVAINYGNSEEGKKAKEILEQLNK; encoded by the coding sequence ATGACACACATAAAAAAAATACTTTTTATTGCCATTGCTTTCGGAGCAATCTATGCTTGTAGCACCAAAAAAGATACTATTCTTAGTAGAAATTTTCACGCGCTAACAACAAAGTATAACATTCTTTTTAATGGAGAAGAAGCATTTAAACAAGGAATTAAAGGTATAAACGAAGGTTATAAAGATGATTGGTTTCAACAATTGCCAATAGAACCTATAGAATTCGACGATCGAAAAATTGTAGCTCCCACTTTTAAAAATTCTGGAATGGGTGCAGGTTTTGGCGATTCAAATGAAGAAGAAACAACCAAAAGTGCAGGAACTCCTTTCGAAAAAGCCGAAGAAAAAGCTGTAAAAGCCATACAAAAACACGGAATGAATATCGACGGTTTAGAAAGAAACCGTCAAATAGACGATGCTTATTTGTTGTTAGGAAAATCACGTTATTATTCACAACGTTTTATTCCTGCGATAGAAGCCTTTAATTATGTAATTGCAAATTATCCTGATGCAAATTTAATTGCCGAAACAAAAATTTGGAGAGCAAAATCGAACATTCGTTTAGACAACGAAGAATTTGCGATAGAATCTATGAAGCTGTTAATGGTGGTAAAAGACACTTTAGAACCAGATTTTCCAGACGAAATTAAAGAACAAGCCTACACGACTTTGGCGATGGCGTATGTAAAAGCAGACAGCATTCAAAAAGTAAAAAAATACTTGCAGTTGGCTACAAGAACACAAGAAAATAGAGAGCAAGCAGCAAGAAACCTATTTATTTTAGGGCAAATTTATGCCCAAGAAAACAAAAAAGATTCTGCAACGATGGTTTTTAATCGATTAACAGAATTTAAAAAATCACCTTACAAATATAAAATTCATGCAAATATAGAACTGGCAAGAAATGCCAATAACGACTCTGTATCTAATAGCTTGTTAAACAGAATGCAAGAACTTATTAAAAACAGAGATAACAGGCCGTATTTAGATAAATTATATTATCAAGTAGCAACTTTATACGAAAAAAACGACAGTTTAAAACTAGCGAAAGCATATTATAACAAATCGCTAAGAGCTTTAAATGGAGGCGATAAACAAAAAACATTTACCTACGAAAACTTAGGGAATTTGTATTTTAAAAATTCAGAATATCAATTAGCAAGTGCTTATTACGATAGTGTTTTAAACGTTGCTAAAGACAGTTTAGACTTGCGAATTAGACGTGTAAAAAGAAAACACAAAAACTTAGCCTCTTTAATTAAATTCGAAGATATTGTACAAAAAAACGATAGCATTATACGAATTGCATCACTTTCTAAAACCGAGCAAGAAACGTATTTTCAAAATTATATAGACAGTTTAAAAGTAAAAGACGAAGAAGCCGCACAATTAAAGTTAAACCAATTAGCCTTTGGTGGTTCTTTTGGAGGAAACTCTTTACAGTCTGCTAAAAAAGGAAAATGGTATTTTTACAATCCGCAAACATTGGCTTTTGGTAAAACAGAATTTCAACGAGTTTGGGGTAATAGAAAATTAGAAGACAATTGGCGCTATTCAGAAAAAACGAGCAACGCTATTGCAACAACAGATTCTTTAACCACTGTACAAAAAGATACCCGATATGATTTGGCAAGCTATTTAAAAAAAATACCTACAAACAAACAAGTAATAGACAGTTTAAAAACAGATAGAAATCAGGCTTTATACGAACTAGGTATTATTTATAAAGAACAATTTAAAAATAGAAATTTAGCCATACAACGTTTAGAAAGAGTAGCGAGTTTACAGCCAAGAGAAGAGTTAGTTTTACCAATAAACTGGCATTTATATCAAATTTATACTAATGCTGGCGAAACAAACCAAGCATTAAAACATAAAAACACCATTCTTACCAACTACCCAAACACGGTTTTTGCACAGTTGATAAAAAACCCAGAAAAAAAGTTCGAAGAAAATGCAAAAGTTAACGAAGTCGAAAAATCATATAAAAAACTTTACTATTTATATAAAAAAGGCGAGTATAAAAATGTTTTAATTGGAGTTAATGATATGTTACCAACCATTGCAAACTCGAAATTAAAACCAAAGTTCGAGCTTTTAAAAGCCTACGCAATTGGTAAATATTTACCAAAAGCAATTTATAAAGAAGCACTAGAGTTTGTTGCCATTAACTATGGAAATTCAGAAGAAGGAAAAAAAGCAAAAGAAATCTTAGAACAATTAAACAAATAA
- a CDS encoding bactofilin family protein, which yields MFNSKEKKIEKPKVMERNVIAKNTTIVGDIKSDGDFRIDGTLEGTLKTQGRVIIGVDGFVKGNVEASNADIEGKFSGTLQVSKTLTIKGTANISGDVTIGKLSIEPGATFNATCAMKGALKEMNTNNGSKKTTEKTA from the coding sequence ATGTTTAACAGTAAAGAAAAAAAAATAGAAAAACCAAAAGTGATGGAAAGAAATGTTATTGCAAAAAATACAACCATTGTTGGAGACATTAAATCTGATGGAGATTTTAGAATCGATGGTACTTTAGAAGGAACTTTAAAAACCCAAGGTCGTGTTATTATTGGTGTAGATGGTTTTGTAAAAGGAAATGTAGAGGCATCAAATGCAGATATAGAAGGAAAATTCTCTGGAACTTTACAAGTCTCTAAAACCCTAACCATTAAAGGTACTGCAAACATTTCTGGAGATGTAACAATTGGAAAACTATCCATCGAACCAGGGGCAACCTTCAACGCAACTTGTGCAATGAAAGGCGCATTAAAAGAAATGAACACGAATAATGGAAGCAAAAAAACCACAGAAAAAACCGCTTAA
- a CDS encoding AtpZ/AtpI family protein: MEAKKPQKKPLNKAIALSGAGLQMGLTIYLGFLLGKWLDKKFELSFLTETITLLAIFLAMYSLIKQANKINE; encoded by the coding sequence ATGGAAGCAAAAAAACCACAGAAAAAACCGCTTAACAAAGCCATTGCACTTTCTGGTGCAGGCTTACAAATGGGTTTAACCATTTATTTAGGTTTTTTATTAGGAAAATGGTTAGATAAAAAATTCGAACTGTCTTTCTTAACAGAAACCATTACACTCTTGGCCATTTTTTTAGCCATGTATTCTTTAATAAAACAAGCCAATAAAATTAATGAATAA
- a CDS encoding DUF6168 family protein — protein MNKDIFRYILVFVALFLIGNYTHLKIIASQEVELRFSLEKVYLFHAFFSALICVNLRFVSTVNKLFPQLGFIYLGTLVIKLILFAIFFYNPLFTVDSFYFAEKISLFIPLFIFLLTEAIFVVKILNPKDSKIIQ, from the coding sequence ATGAATAAAGATATCTTTCGATATATTTTAGTGTTTGTGGCTCTTTTTTTAATTGGTAATTACACACACCTAAAAATTATAGCATCTCAAGAAGTAGAATTGCGGTTTTCTTTAGAAAAAGTGTACCTGTTTCACGCCTTTTTTTCGGCACTAATATGTGTAAATTTAAGGTTTGTTTCTACTGTTAATAAACTTTTTCCACAGCTTGGTTTTATCTATTTAGGTACTCTAGTAATCAAGTTAATTCTTTTCGCCATTTTTTTCTACAACCCTTTATTTACAGTAGATTCGTTTTATTTTGCTGAAAAAATTTCGCTGTTTATTCCTCTTTTTATTTTTTTATTAACAGAAGCTATTTTTGTTGTAAAAATACTCAACCCCAAAGATTCAAAAATTATTCAATAA
- the atpB gene encoding F0F1 ATP synthase subunit A, protein MKVAQKTIKFLTIAAITLFTAVSFASESDKKQDHDKDGGRVNTKAEVNDYIKHHVKDSHDFSLFSYTNDAGKRKHVGFPLPVILWTSEGLVAFMSSEFHHNDDGHVIVEKKGLKFAKVHSKIYELDKGASSISFDEDHHPTNAHKVLDFSITKSVFGILLIGLLMIFWFSRLAKQYQTRKIPTGFGRVLEPLVLYVRDEIARPNIGDKHYRKFTGYLLTVFFFIWLLNVLGLTPFGFNVTGQIAVTACLAIFTLVIYTFSGNKDYWMHMLWMPGVPVLIRPVLAIIELAGALLIKPFSLLVRLFANITAGHIVVMSLIAIMFTLKETMGVAGATFLSAVLSFLIILIEVLVAFLQAYIFTMLSALFIGMAVEDHSEAH, encoded by the coding sequence ATGAAGGTTGCACAAAAAACAATCAAGTTTCTTACAATAGCAGCAATAACCCTTTTTACAGCGGTTAGTTTTGCATCAGAATCTGATAAAAAACAAGATCACGACAAAGATGGTGGTCGCGTAAATACGAAAGCAGAGGTTAACGATTATATTAAACACCACGTTAAAGATTCTCACGATTTTTCTCTGTTCTCATACACGAACGATGCAGGTAAGAGAAAACATGTTGGTTTTCCATTGCCCGTAATTTTATGGACAAGCGAAGGTTTGGTTGCTTTTATGTCTTCAGAATTTCATCATAACGACGATGGTCACGTAATTGTCGAAAAGAAAGGCTTAAAATTCGCAAAAGTGCATTCTAAGATTTATGAGTTAGATAAAGGCGCTTCTTCAATAAGTTTTGATGAAGATCATCATCCAACAAATGCACATAAAGTGTTAGATTTTTCAATTACAAAAAGTGTTTTTGGTATTCTATTAATAGGTCTTTTAATGATTTTTTGGTTTTCTAGATTGGCAAAACAATATCAAACAAGAAAAATTCCTACTGGTTTTGGTCGCGTGTTAGAACCTTTGGTTTTATATGTTCGAGATGAAATTGCAAGACCAAATATAGGAGACAAACATTACAGAAAATTTACAGGATACTTATTAACGGTGTTTTTCTTTATTTGGTTACTAAATGTTTTAGGTTTAACTCCTTTTGGGTTTAATGTTACAGGTCAAATAGCGGTTACAGCTTGTTTGGCAATTTTTACATTGGTAATTTATACCTTTAGTGGAAATAAAGACTATTGGATGCACATGTTGTGGATGCCAGGAGTTCCTGTTTTAATTCGCCCAGTTTTGGCAATTATAGAATTGGCTGGAGCTTTATTAATTAAACCATTTTCATTATTAGTTCGTTTGTTTGCGAACATTACAGCAGGCCACATTGTGGTTATGAGTTTGATAGCAATTATGTTTACACTAAAAGAGACAATGGGTGTTGCAGGAGCAACGTTTTTATCTGCAGTGTTATCATTTTTAATAATATTAATTGAGGTTTTAGTGGCTTTTTTACAAGCATATATCTTTACAATGCTTTCGGCATTATTTATTGGTATGGCTGTTGAAGATCATTCAGAAGCTCATTAA
- the atpE gene encoding ATP synthase F0 subunit C: MYNLIGAGLVVIGAGIGLGQIGGKAMEGIARQPEATGKIQTAMIIVAALLEGLAFGALILGKG, encoded by the coding sequence ATGTACAATTTAATTGGAGCAGGATTAGTAGTAATCGGAGCAGGAATTGGATTAGGTCAAATTGGTGGAAAAGCAATGGAAGGTATTGCTCGTCAGCCAGAAGCGACAGGAAAAATTCAAACAGCGATGATTATCGTTGCAGCACTTTTAGAAGGGTTAGCATTTGGTGCATTAATCTTAGGAAAAGGTTAA
- a CDS encoding F0F1 ATP synthase subunit B, giving the protein MEALLNDFSPGLFIVQTILLIVLIAIMVKFAWKPIMNSLTEREEGIENALEAAENARKEMQNLQADNERLVKEARAERDAMMKEAREIRENIIAEAKEDAKEVTAALVQKAQASIVQEKQAALAEIKKNVADLSIGIAESVIKKELSNKEDQLKLVEEILKDVTLN; this is encoded by the coding sequence ATGGAAGCATTACTAAACGATTTTTCACCAGGTTTATTTATTGTTCAGACAATATTATTAATAGTTTTAATTGCTATAATGGTAAAGTTTGCTTGGAAACCAATTATGAACTCTTTAACAGAAAGAGAAGAAGGAATCGAAAATGCATTAGAAGCAGCAGAAAATGCGCGTAAAGAAATGCAAAATTTACAAGCAGATAACGAAAGATTGGTAAAAGAAGCAAGAGCAGAAAGAGATGCCATGATGAAAGAAGCAAGAGAAATTAGAGAAAATATCATTGCAGAGGCAAAAGAAGATGCCAAAGAAGTAACTGCAGCATTAGTCCAAAAAGCACAAGCTTCTATCGTTCAAGAAAAACAAGCAGCATTAGCAGAAATAAAAAAGAACGTTGCAGATTTATCTATTGGTATTGCAGAATCTGTTATTAAGAAAGAGTTATCTAATAAAGAAGACCAACTTAAATTAGTTGAAGAAATCTTAAAAGACGTTACTTTAAATTAA
- the atpH gene encoding ATP synthase F1 subunit delta, which translates to MKDARAALRYAKAILNLATDSKSESAVNNDMLFVANTIAENKELEVMLRSPIVKSSDKMKVLKALFEGKVNNITLGLFHLLQDNKRIGMLEPIAKKYAIVFDHLKSTQVAKVTTAVALTKEVEKQVLDKIVALTGEKANLENVINPDILGGFILRVGDVQYDASISNYLNELKKEFDNSHYIPKI; encoded by the coding sequence ATGAAAGACGCAAGAGCAGCATTACGTTACGCCAAAGCAATCTTAAATCTTGCAACAGATTCTAAGTCGGAGTCTGCAGTAAATAACGATATGTTGTTTGTTGCAAATACAATTGCCGAGAACAAAGAATTAGAGGTAATGTTAAGAAGTCCTATCGTTAAATCTTCAGACAAAATGAAGGTTTTAAAAGCATTGTTCGAAGGTAAGGTAAACAACATTACTTTAGGCTTATTCCATTTGTTACAAGACAACAAAAGAATTGGAATGTTAGAGCCTATTGCTAAAAAATATGCAATTGTTTTCGATCATTTAAAAAGCACACAAGTAGCAAAAGTTACTACAGCTGTTGCTTTAACAAAAGAAGTAGAAAAGCAAGTTTTAGATAAAATTGTAGCTTTAACAGGCGAAAAAGCAAATTTAGAAAACGTAATAAATCCAGATATTTTAGGAGGATTTATTTTACGTGTTGGAGATGTACAGTACGATGCGAGTATCTCTAATTATTTAAACGAATTGAAAAAGGAATTCGACAATAGTCATTACATTCCAAAAATTTAA
- the atpA gene encoding F0F1 ATP synthase subunit alpha has product MASIKPAEVSAILKQQLTSFEAKATLNEVGTVLQVGDGIARVYGLSNVQYGELVEFENGLEGIVLNLEEDNAGVVLLGASTSIREGSTVKRTERIASLRAGEGIVGRVVDTLGSPIDGKGPIEGTTYEMPLERRAPGVIYREPVTEPLQTGIKSIDAMIPVGRGQRELIIGDRQTGKSTVAIDTILNQKEFYDAGKPVYCIYVAIGQKASTVAAIANMLEERGALAYTTIVAANASDPAAMQVYAPFAGAAIGEYFRDSGRPALIIFDDLSKQAVAYREISLLLRRPPGREAYPGDVFYLHSRLLERAAKVINDDKIASEMNDLPDSIKGIVKGGGSLTALPIIETQAGDVSAYIPTNVISITDGQIFLDGDLFNSGVRPAINVGISVSRVGGNAQIKSMKKVSGTLKLDQAAYRELEAFAKFGSDLDAATMSVISKGKRNVEILKQAQNDPYPVEDQIAIIYAGSKNLLKDVPVEKVKKFEREYIDYLNAKHRDTLDTLKSGKLTDEVIATLTSAAATVSKHFAS; this is encoded by the coding sequence ATGGCAAGTATTAAACCAGCTGAAGTATCAGCAATTTTAAAGCAACAGTTAACAAGTTTCGAAGCAAAAGCAACTTTAAACGAAGTAGGAACTGTTTTACAAGTAGGAGATGGTATTGCACGTGTGTATGGTCTTTCTAATGTTCAATATGGTGAATTGGTAGAATTCGAAAACGGATTAGAAGGTATTGTATTAAACTTAGAAGAAGACAATGCAGGAGTTGTATTATTAGGAGCCTCTACTTCAATTAGAGAAGGTTCTACTGTAAAACGTACAGAACGTATCGCTTCTTTAAGAGCAGGTGAAGGAATTGTAGGAAGAGTTGTAGATACTTTAGGAAGTCCTATAGATGGTAAAGGTCCTATTGAAGGAACTACTTACGAAATGCCTTTAGAACGTAGAGCTCCAGGGGTTATTTATAGAGAACCTGTAACAGAGCCATTACAAACAGGTATTAAATCTATTGATGCAATGATTCCTGTAGGTAGAGGTCAGCGTGAGTTAATTATTGGAGACCGTCAAACAGGTAAATCTACAGTAGCTATTGATACCATTCTAAATCAAAAAGAATTTTACGATGCTGGTAAACCAGTATATTGTATCTATGTTGCTATTGGTCAAAAAGCATCTACTGTGGCTGCGATTGCAAATATGTTAGAAGAAAGAGGTGCTTTAGCTTATACAACCATTGTTGCTGCAAACGCATCAGACCCTGCAGCAATGCAAGTGTATGCACCATTTGCTGGAGCTGCAATTGGAGAATATTTTAGAGATTCTGGAAGACCTGCTTTAATTATTTTTGATGATTTATCTAAACAAGCAGTTGCCTACCGTGAAATTTCTTTATTATTAAGAAGACCTCCAGGACGTGAGGCATATCCAGGAGATGTATTTTACTTACACTCAAGATTATTAGAAAGAGCTGCAAAAGTTATTAATGACGATAAAATTGCAAGTGAAATGAACGACTTACCAGATTCTATCAAAGGAATCGTAAAAGGTGGAGGTTCTTTAACGGCATTACCAATTATCGAAACACAAGCAGGAGACGTATCTGCATACATTCCAACAAACGTAATTTCGATTACAGATGGCCAAATCTTCTTAGATGGAGATTTATTTAACTCCGGTGTAAGACCAGCAATTAACGTAGGTATTTCTGTATCTCGTGTTGGAGGTAACGCACAGATTAAATCTATGAAAAAAGTATCTGGTACATTAAAATTAGATCAAGCAGCATACCGCGAATTAGAAGCCTTTGCAAAATTTGGTTCCGATTTAGATGCAGCTACAATGAGTGTAATTTCTAAAGGAAAACGTAATGTTGAAATTTTAAAACAAGCGCAAAACGATCCTTATCCAGTAGAAGACCAAATTGCAATTATTTATGCAGGTTCTAAAAACTTGTTAAAAGATGTACCTGTAGAAAAAGTAAAAAAATTCGAAAGAGAGTATATCGATTATTTAAACGCAAAACATAGAGATACTTTAGATACCTTAAAATCTGGTAAGTTAACAGACGAAGTAATTGCTACTTTAACGTCTGCAGCAGCAACAGTATCTAAACATTTTGCTTCATAA
- a CDS encoding four helix bundle protein: MSKLNESPIRIKSFLFACEIVNFCDVLKDNKDFELASQLLRSGTSIGANTREAQRGVSKKDFKNKFGIALKEADETKYWIEILEATGRNVPSELKNKCEELIRILVAIIKNS, from the coding sequence ATGAGTAAGCTAAACGAAAGCCCAATTAGAATTAAAAGCTTTCTTTTTGCATGCGAAATTGTTAACTTTTGCGACGTTCTTAAAGATAATAAAGATTTTGAACTAGCTTCTCAATTATTAAGAAGTGGAACTAGTATTGGTGCCAATACAAGGGAAGCGCAAAGAGGAGTTAGTAAAAAAGATTTTAAAAATAAATTTGGTATTGCTTTAAAAGAAGCAGATGAAACCAAATATTGGATTGAAATATTAGAAGCAACAGGTAGAAATGTTCCTTCTGAATTAAAAAATAAGTGTGAGGAGTTGATAAGAATTTTAGTAGCAATTATTAAAAACTCATAA
- the atpG gene encoding ATP synthase F1 subunit gamma, with the protein MANLKEIRNRITSIGSTMQITSAMKMVSAAKLKKAQDAITAMRPYSSKLTELLQNLSATLDSDVGGVYSTQREVSKVLIVVITSNRGLCGGFNSSIIKEVAKTIDTKYANATVDLFTIGKKGDILSRKCKIVDTRNDIFDDLTFDNVAEIAQKLMDLYANGTYDKIELVYNQFKNAATQLPQVEQFLPIKPIEGGNANTVNSDYIFEPSKEEIVEALIPKSLKTQLYKAIRDSFASEHGARMTAMHKATDNAKDLRDELLLTYNKARQAAITNEILEIVGGAEALNN; encoded by the coding sequence ATGGCAAACTTAAAAGAAATACGTAATAGAATTACCTCCATTGGTTCCACAATGCAGATTACATCTGCCATGAAAATGGTATCTGCTGCCAAGTTGAAAAAGGCGCAAGATGCAATTACTGCAATGAGGCCTTATTCATCTAAACTAACGGAATTGTTGCAAAATTTAAGTGCAACTCTAGATAGTGATGTTGGAGGTGTGTATTCAACACAAAGAGAAGTTTCTAAAGTTTTAATAGTTGTAATAACATCTAACAGAGGTTTGTGTGGTGGTTTTAACTCTTCGATTATAAAAGAAGTTGCAAAAACAATCGACACAAAATATGCGAATGCTACTGTAGATTTATTTACAATTGGTAAAAAAGGAGACATTTTATCAAGAAAGTGCAAAATTGTAGATACTCGAAACGATATTTTCGACGATTTAACTTTCGATAATGTTGCTGAAATTGCACAGAAGTTAATGGATTTATATGCAAATGGAACTTACGATAAAATAGAACTTGTTTACAATCAATTTAAAAATGCAGCCACTCAATTACCACAAGTAGAGCAATTTTTACCTATCAAACCAATTGAAGGAGGAAATGCAAATACCGTAAATTCTGATTATATTTTTGAGCCATCTAAAGAAGAAATTGTGGAAGCTTTAATTCCTAAATCTTTAAAAACTCAATTATACAAAGCAATTAGAGATAGTTTTGCTTCAGAACATGGTGCACGTATGACTGCAATGCACAAGGCAACAGACAACGCAAAAGATTTAAGAGACGAATTATTGTTAACGTATAACAAAGCACGTCAAGCAGCAATTACAAATGAAATTTTGGAGATTGTTGGTGGAGCAGAAGCTTTGAATAATTAA
- a CDS encoding IS256 family transposase, whose translation MKPEDLLNEEFLKQFKTGSELTSFIEQLHKRGVEKILEGELDAHLDYDKHQKSNNPNSRNGYGTKTIKTHLGETKIKVPRDRDATFNPMLIKKRESTADGVENLIISLYAKGMSTTDIEEQIRELYNFNISSSAISRITDKITADIIAWKNRPLEATYLIVWMDGIVFKVRENSKVINKTIYIAVGLRVDGKKEVLGLWLGKNESSSFWMSVLTDIKARGTQDILITATDNLNGFTDTIKTIFSNSVTQICVVHQIRNSCKYVVWKDKKAFTRDMKQIYTAPTKEAAKAALEDFKEKWESKYSYAIKSWENNWDELTVFFDFPLEIRTIIYTTNLIENLNGKIRKYTKNKLSYPTDDAVIKSVFLALRESTKKWTLPIRNWGIILNQFLAIFENRIKL comes from the coding sequence ATGAAACCAGAAGATTTATTAAACGAAGAATTTTTAAAACAATTTAAAACAGGTTCAGAACTAACCAGTTTTATAGAACAACTGCACAAACGTGGTGTAGAAAAGATTTTAGAAGGCGAATTAGATGCACATTTAGATTACGATAAGCATCAAAAAAGCAACAATCCTAATTCACGAAATGGCTATGGAACCAAAACAATAAAGACGCATTTAGGAGAAACTAAAATAAAAGTTCCAAGAGATCGCGATGCTACTTTCAATCCAATGCTTATTAAAAAGCGAGAAAGTACTGCAGATGGAGTTGAAAACCTGATTATTTCTTTATATGCCAAAGGAATGAGTACTACAGATATTGAAGAACAAATACGGGAATTGTATAATTTTAACATCTCTAGTTCAGCCATTTCTAGAATCACAGATAAAATTACAGCTGACATTATTGCTTGGAAAAATAGACCTTTAGAAGCTACTTATCTGATTGTATGGATGGATGGCATCGTTTTTAAGGTTCGTGAAAACTCCAAAGTCATCAATAAAACAATTTACATTGCTGTTGGTCTTAGAGTAGATGGTAAAAAAGAAGTTTTAGGACTTTGGTTAGGAAAAAACGAATCTTCCTCTTTTTGGATGAGCGTTTTAACCGACATAAAAGCCAGAGGAACACAAGACATTTTAATTACAGCAACTGATAATTTAAACGGATTTACAGACACCATTAAAACTATTTTTTCCAATTCAGTAACACAAATATGTGTGGTTCATCAAATCAGAAACTCTTGTAAATATGTAGTCTGGAAAGATAAAAAAGCCTTTACAAGAGATATGAAGCAAATCTATACAGCTCCTACAAAAGAAGCAGCAAAAGCAGCCTTAGAAGACTTTAAAGAAAAATGGGAATCCAAATATTCTTATGCCATTAAATCATGGGAAAACAATTGGGATGAACTCACTGTTTTCTTCGATTTCCCATTAGAAATCAGAACCATTATTTATACCACAAATTTGATAGAAAACTTAAATGGGAAAATTAGAAAATACACTAAAAACAAACTCTCATATCCAACAGATGATGCTGTAATTAAATCCGTATTTTTAGCTTTGAGAGAATCAACAAAAAAATGGACATTGCCTATTAGAAATTGGGGTATCATTCTTAACCAATTTTTGGCTATATTTGAAAACAGGATTAAACTATGA